DNA sequence from the Parafrankia irregularis genome:
CAGCAGGCCATCTCGCTGGGCCTCGGCGACCGCTGGACGGAGGTCACCGAGTGCTACGCCGTCGCCAACGAGCTGCTCGGCAAGCCCATCAAGGTCACCCCCACCTCCAAGGTCGTCGGCGACCTCGCCCTCTACATCGCCGGCGGCTCCGTCGACGTCGACCGGCTGCGTGACCACCCCGAGGAGTACGACCTGCCCGCGAGCGTCCTCGGCTACCTCGCCGGGGAGCTGGGCACCCCGCCCGCCGGGTTCGCCGAGCCGTTCCGCGAGCGGGCACTGGCCGGGCGCCACCCCGAACCACCGGCCGCCGCCCTCGCCCCCGACGACGCCGCCGCCATCGCCGACCCCGGCGCCACCCGGCGCGCGGCTCTGTCCCGGCTGCTGTTCCCCGGCCCGTGGAAGGACTACACCCAGGCCGTCGCCGCCTACGGTGACTCCTCCGTCATCCCCACCGAGGCGTTCCTGTTCGGCCTGCAGCCCGGCCGCCCCGCCCACGTCTTCCTCGAACCCGGCGTCGAGATCATCGTCGAGCTCGAGACCATCGGGGAGCCCGACGACGCCGGCATGCGCACCCTCTACCTGCGCGTCAACGGCCAGCCCCGGCCCGTCCGGGTCCGGGACAAGTCCATCACCACCACCGCCGCGGCCGCCCGGCGCACCGACCCAGGCAACCCCGGCCACGTCGGCGCCGGCCTGCCCGGCATCGTCACCTTCGCCGTCGCCGTCGGCGACACCGTCGAGAAGGGCCAGAAGCTCGCCGTCATCGAGGCCATGAAGATGGAGGCCGCCGTGACCAGCCCCGCCGCCGGCACCGTCACCGAGCTTGTCCGCACCAGCGGCGAGTCCGTCGAGGTCGGCGACCTGCTGCTGGTACTGGGCTCCTGAGCTCCTGAGCTACTGACACGCGCGGACGCCTGCTCGCGGGGCCATATCGGCAATTCACCTCAACAGCAGCAAAAAGGCTTGGCGAGCCGCAAGAAGTGAGGATTTTGGTCGTTGGATCGACCAAAATCCTTCACTCTTGCGACTCGCCAAACCGGGCTGCCGGCCGCCCGGCCGCCCGGAGGTCCCGGCCGCGTTCGTGGAGCGGTCAGGCGGTTCCGCCGTGCCGGGCGCGGGCGCGGCGGCGCAGCCGGGACGGATGGAACACCCAGGCGCGCAGGAGCAGGAACCGGATCACGGTCGACGCCAGGTTCGCGAGCACCAGCACGCTCAGCTCGAGGAGCCGGCCGGGGTCGTCGCTGACGGCGTGCAGGGCGGCCAGCGAGCCACTGGTCAGCGCGAGGCCGATCGCGAAGACGAACAGGCCCTGCAGGTGGTGGCGGCCCGCGTCGTCACGGCCGCTGACGCCGAAGGTGAGCCGGCGGTTCGCCGCCGTGTTCGCGATCGCCGTCACCAGCAACGCGATGAGGTTCGCCGCCTGGGCGCCGGTGGCGCCGTGCAGCAGCAGGAACAGCAGCAGGTAGGCCAGCGTGCTGGCGACCCCCACGCCGGTGAAGCGCACCAGCTGCCGGGTCAGCCCCGCCGGGACCCCGGGCACCGGCCCGCCCGCACCGCGTGTTCCGGCGCCGCGCGTTCCCACGGCGCCGGCCGCGGCCGTGGCCGCCCCCGCCCCGGCGCCCGCTCCCGGGCCCAGGCTGGCCCCGTTTCCCGCAACCATCGAGGCTCCGTTCAGTGGTGCGCGCCCGAACTCGCGGCGCAGCTCGGCGATCGGCAGTGCCCCGGTGCCGAGCGCGCGGGCGAGTCGGGAAACGCCCTTCAGGTCGGCTATCGCGGTCGCGACGACGTCCACCCGGCTGTCCGGGTCGTCGACCCAGTCGACCGGCACCTCATGGATGCGCAGCCCGCTGCGCTGCGCGATGACCAGCATCTCGGTGTCGAAGAACCAGCCGCTGTCCTCGACGAGCGGCAGCAGGCTCCCGGCGACGTCCGCGCGGATCGCCTTGAAACCGCACTGGGCGTCGGTGAACCGGACGGCGAGCGTGCCGCGCAGCAGCAGGTTGTAGCAGCGGGAGATCACCTCGCGCTTCGTCCCGCGCACCACCCGGGACGAACGGGCGAGCCGGGTCCCGATCGCGAGATCGGAATGCCCTGAGATCAGCGGGGCGACCAGGGGGAGCAGGGCGGCCAGGTCGGTCGAGAGGTCGACGTCCATGTAGGCCAGGACGGGTGCGGCCGAGATGCCCCAGGCGGCGCGCAGGGCCCGGCCGCGCCCCTTGACGTCGAGGTGGATCACCGAGACCTCGGGGAGCTCGGCCTCCATCGCGTACGCGATCGCGAGCGTCCGGTCCGTGCTGGCATTGTCGGCGACCGTGATCTGGAAAGGGTACGGAAATGTCGTCCGCAGATGTGTGTGCAGTCGGGCTATGCAGGGCGCCAGGTCTTTTTCTTCGTTGTAGACGGGAATGACTACGTCCAGTACCGGGCGATCCGTGAAAAGCCGTTCGCTGCGGGGCCTGGGTACCAGGTCGGTGCCGCCCGTCGGCGTCGCGCGCCGCGCCGGTTCGGTGAAGAAGCCTCGCTGTGTGTCGATCGTCTGTTCTGCGCGGTGGGCTGTTTCCGAGCGGCTCCCCGGTTCCCCGTATCGCGCCGGCATCGCGGCGTCCGTCCTGGTAGCTCTGGTGCGGCCGGTCCAGGCATCCGTGGTCATGCCCTCACTGTCGACGGCCGGGCTGTGCCGGCCGTATGGCAGTGCTGTGCGCTCGCTGTGAGCCCGCTCCGCAACCTTTCAAAAGGGGAACGAAAAGGAAACACGACGCTGATCTTTTTCATCTCGCGGGGCAAGGGGACCCCGGATAGGAGTCGGTCGGGACGCGTGGTGGCCGGATGGTCCACGAGGGAACCATCCGGCCACCTGACAAGCCTTTTCCAGGTCTGCTGGATTAGTCCGGATCAGGTGTTTGAGCTGCCCGAGGAACTCCCCGACGCGGAGGACGTCGCCGAGGTCGAGGCCGACGCGGTCAGGTCGTAGAGCGTGACATTGTCGACGGTGGTGGCGGTGAAGTTCTCCTGCACCCAGGCGGCGATCTCGCTCGATGCCTGGCTGCCACCGCTCTGCCCGCCGAACCCGCCGCCACCGATGAAGTAGTGGATGCGGCCGTCCGCGACGTACTGCTTGAACTGCTCAAGCGTCGGGGACGGGTCGCTGCCGTTGAAGCCGCCGATCGCCATCACCGGGTCGCCGGTGGCGAGCTGGTAGCCGGCCGCGTTGTTCGACCCGACGGACGCGGCCACCCAGGTGTACGACGATGCGTCCTGCTCCAGCAGCGCGAGGATCTCGTCGCTGGGTTCGGTGGCTCCCAACAGGCCACCCATGCCGCCGCCGCCACCCATCCCGCCGACACCGCCGCCGAAGCCGCCGCCCGTGGTGCCGCCGCCGGGGAAGGTGCCCTGGCCCTGGCCACCGCCGTTCTGCCCGGTGCCGCCGGGGAAGCCACCGGTGCCGCCACCGGGGAACGTGCCGGTGCCGCCACCAGGGAAGGTGCCCTGGCCGGTGCCGTTCTGGCCACCGCCGAAAGCGGCGCCACCGCGGCCTCCGCCTCCGCCCATGCCGCCGAATCCGCCGCTCCCGCTCGGCCCGGCCGACGGGATCGAACCGGTGTGCGGCACCGCCGCGGTCGCCATCGAATATCCCAGCGGGCCGAGTAGCGCGGCGACCAGGGCCGCGGTCACGACCGCCAGCCGAGCGGCTCGGGGCAGCCAGCGGAAGACCACGAAGAGCAACGCCGCGGCGAAGCCGATGATCAGCACCGCCCAGCGGATCCACGGATGCCAGTCGGGAGTGCGGTTCAGCAGGACGTAGGACCAGATCGCCGTCAGCGTCAGAGTGCCGGCGAGGGTGGCCGTGGCGAGCGGGTGCTCCCGCCGGCGCCACAGAACCGCGGCGCCCATACCGACGAGCGCGCCGACGGCCGGCGCGAGCGCCACCGTGTAGTAGGCGTGGAAGATGCCCTTCATCTGGCTGAACACGACCATGGTGATCAGCAGCCAGCCGCCCCAGACCACGAACGCCGCGCGGGCCGGATCCGTCCGGGCGGCCCGCCTGGTCACCCACAGGCCCGCGACCAGCAGGACGAGCGCGGTCGGGATCAGCCAGGAGATCTGGGTGCCGATCTCCGAGCCGAACATCCGGCCCCAGCCGGTGGAGCCCCACATGCCGCCACCGCCACCGCCACCGGCGCCACCGCCACCGACGCTTCCGGTCTCGTCCCCGGTGAGGCGGCCCAGGCCGTTGTAGCCGAGGGTGAGCTCAAGAATGCTGTTGTGCTGCGATCCGCCGATGTACGGGCGCGACGACTCCGGGACGAGCTCGACGATCGCGATGAACAGGCCGGCGGGGACGACGAGGCCGAGGGTCCCGGCGCCGACCTGCCAGAGCCGCCGGGTGAAGCGGGTCGGGGCGATGGCCAGGTAGGCGATCGCCAGCACCGGGACGATCAGCAGCGCCTGCAGCATCTTTGTCAGGAAGCCGAAGCTGATGAACACGCCGGCCCATACCAGCCACCGGGTGCTGGCGGTCTCGATGGCGCGCAGGGTCGCGTACACCGAGGCGATCAGCAGGAGCACCAGCAGGGCGTCCGGGTTGTTGAAGCGGAACATCAGCGTCGCGACCGGGGTCAGCGCGAGGACCGCGCCGGCGAGCAGCGCGGCGCCGGCGGGGAATGCCCGGCGCACGGTGAGGTAGAGCAGCCCGACCGAGCCGACGCCCATCAGCGCCTCGGGGACGAGGATGCTCCAGGAGTTCACCCCGAAGATGCGGGCCGACAGCGCCATCACCCACATCGCGGCCGGCGGCTTGTCGACGGTGATGGCGTTCCCCGCATCGGACGACGCGTAGAACATCGCCTTCCAGCTGACCGAGCCGGCCTGGGCCGAAGCCGAGTAGAAGGCGTTCGCCCAGCCCGAGGCGCCCAGATCCCACAGGTAGAGCACGGCCGTCGCCACCAGCAGCCCGAACAGCGCGGGACGCACCCAGCGCGGATCATCCGGACGCCCCCGCACCAGCCGGGAGAGCCGACCGCCGTCCGCCGCGTCCTTACCGGAAGCCCGGCCGGGACCTGAAGCCGGGCCGGGCTGGTCGGCGGGCGTTCCGGCTTCGGTACCGGTACCGGTACCGGCACCGGCACCGCCCCAGCCCCAGCCTGTGTCCGGCGGTGGGGCCTGCCGCACCGGCCGGTGCAGGTCCGGCAGGGTCGCCTCGCTGGACCAGAGGAAGGTGGGCTGCTCCGGCTCCGGGCCCGGGTACAGGCCGTCGCGTCGGGCGGGCGAGGGGCTGGCACCACCCGGGGTGGAGCTGGCGGCGGGCCATGGCCCGGCCCCCACTCCCCCCGGAGGACCGGCCTGGTCGGTCGGTAGTGGCGACGTCGGTGAGCTCGGCATACGTATCAGGCTCGGCCGGGGACCTTTCCGGTCCTTGTGATCGGCCTGTGCGTCACCTGTGAGGGTGGGGGTCCCGGCGGGGAGCGTGGACGATCTCCTTCGCCCGGGCTCGGCGGCCACGCCCCGGCCCGCCGCCCGGATGGGCCGCGCTCGGACGGCCCGGCGCCGCAGTCTCCGTCCCGGCCGACATGTGCGTGGCAACAGGCCCGGCAGCAGGTTCGGCAACGGGCCCGGCGACGGTTTCGGCAAGGGGCCTGGTCGTGCGGGCGGGTTGCGGTGGGACAGCCTGCTCGGCCGCAGGGGAGGACGCCGGTCCGGCCCCTCCGGCCCCTCCGGCCCCGTGCTCGGCGAGGTCGGGCATCCAGCCGGCCGGGTCAGCTTCCTGCCCCGTGGTGAGCGTGAGGTCGGGCCTCGGCCGGTAGCGGGGGCCGGTGGCCGTGCCCACCGGCAGGAGAACCGTGAACACGGTCTGGCCGGGCCGGCTCGCCACCTCGACGCGGCCGTGGTGGGCCTCGACCACGGCGGACACGATCGACAGCCCGAGACCGGTGCTGCCGGCGGCGCGCGAACGTGAGCTGTCACCCCGGGCGAACCGCTCGAAGACCTTGGGAAGCAACTCGGGCGGAATCCCCGGCCCGTCGTCGATCACCTGCAGCACGGCACACCAGACGAGCGGCCCGGGCACACCCGGGGGTGTGAGGCTCCCGGGTGGCGCCGGTCGGGCCTGGGTGGTCAGCCGGGCAGTCACCCGGGTTCCCGGCGGGGTGTGGGTGCGGGCGTTCGCGAGCAGGTTGGTCAGCACCTGGTGCAGGCGTGCGGGGTCACCGGTCGTCGTGACCGGCTCGCTGGGCAGATCGAGCTCGAAGCGGTGCGTGGGCGCGGCGACATGGGCGTCGCTGACGGCGTCCACGACCAGCCTGGACAGGTCGACGGTCTCCCGGACCAGCGGCCGGCCGGAGTCGAGGCGGGCCAGCAGCAGCAGATCGGAGACGAGCGCGGTCATCCGCGCGCTCTCCGACTCGACCCGCCCCATTGCGTAGATGACATCCGGCGGAACCGTGTCCCTGGTGCGCCGGGTCAGCTCGGCGTACCCGCTGATCGCGGCGAGCGGTGTGCGCAGCTCGTGACTGGCGTCGGCGAGGAACTGGCGCATCCGCGTCTCGCTGGCGTGCCGGGCGTCGAACGCGTCCCCGATGTGGCCCAGCATCCGGCCGAGCGCGGCGCCGACCTGCCCGACCTCGGTACGTGGGTCGGTGTCGACGTCCGGCCCGAGGGTCGGAAGGTCGACGGCGCCGCGGTGCAGCGGCAGCTCGGCGACCCGCGCCGCCGTCGCCGCCACCCGGCTCAGCGGGCGCAGCGTCCTGCGGACGATCGCCCCACCCGCGATCGCGGCGGCGAGCACACCGAGCGCCGCGACGGCCGCTCCGATCGCCGCGGTCCTGGTCAGGGTCGCGTCGACGTCGTCCATCGGCAGGCCCGTGACCAGGATCCGGCTTCCGTCTCCAGAGAGGCGGGCCGTCAGTCTGTAGTCGCCGTGGTCGCCGATCGTCAGGGTGTGTGCGTTGCCGTCCAGCGGAACCTGCGCCACCGCGGCGGCGTCCGCGTCCGTCAGGGTGGTCTCGCCAGAGGCGCCGTCGATGACCGCCGCGTTGATCTGCTGGATGAGTGCGTCGACGTTCGGGCTCAGCGCCGTGGGTGGGTTCTCGGGGCCGACGGAGGGCCTGAAAGGCACGGAGTCCTGGAGCTCGATGATCGCGCCGAGAGTGCCCACTGCCTGGCGAGTGTTCAGGAACTCCCCCACCTGGTCGGACGCCGACTGCGTGGCCGTGCTGGTGCTGGCGCCCGGGCGGAGGTTGCCACCGCCGCCGGATCCGGCGACGCCGGGCAGGAAAGCTGGCCGCAGGGACGGATCCACCATGTTCCAGCGGTCACCCGCGTCGTGCAGCCGCTCGTCGAGTTGGTCCACGAGGACCCCGCGCAGCGCGACCAGAGTGACCAGGACGATCACTGCCGACATGACGGCGAGGAGGGCGAGCAGGAGTGCGAGCAGCCGGGTCCGCAGCGACCAGCCGGCCGGGCCGCGCCGCCGCCGCACGCCGACGGGCCCGGCGGCGTGGTGACTTGCGGTGTGGTGGCTCGCCGTGTGGTGGCTGGGGGTGTGATGGCTGAGGGTGGGCGCGCCGGGGATACCGGCGGGGGCTTCCGTCATTGCGGCGGCCGGCTCAGGTCGCCGGGCGGAGCACGTAGCCGGCGCCACGCATGGTGTGGATCATCGGCTGCCGGCCGGCGTCGATCTTCCGTCGCAGGTAGGAGACGTACAGCTCGACGACGTTCGCCTGCCCGCCGAAGTCGTAGTTCCACACCCGGTCGAGGATCTGTGCCTTGCTCAGCACCCGGCGGGGGTTGCGCATGAAGAACCGCAGCAGCTCGAACTCGGTCGCCGTCAGCCGGACCTCCTGGCCCGCGCGGCTGACCTCCCGGCTCTCCTCGTTCATGATGAGGTCGCCGACGACCAGCACCGCGCCGTCGCTGAGCGTGGAGCGGTGCAGCCGGCGCAGTAGGCCGCGCAGCCGGGCCACGAGCTCCTCCAGGCTGAACGGTTTCGTGACGTAGTCGTCGCCACCCGCGGTCAGGCCGGCCACCCTGTCCTCGACCGCGTCGCGCGCGGTGAGGAAGAGGACGGGCACGTCCGGACTCTCCGCGCGCAGTTTGCGGAGCACCTCGAGGCCGTCCATGTCCGGCAGCATGATGTCGAGGACCACCGCGTCGGGGCGGAAATCTCGGGCGACCTTCAGTGCGCCGCGCCCGTCGGGGGCGGTCTGTACTTCCCAGCCTTCGTACCGCAGGGCCATGGACAGCAGCTCCGAGAGGGTGCTCTCATCGTCAACGACAAGGATGCGGGGGCTCGACGGCTGCATGTCGCCAGAATGCGACCGCTTCCTGTGGGATTGCTGAAGATCATCTGTGTACTGGCTGTGTTCCTTCGCTCCTCTGCGGGACGCCGAGCGGCCGGTGCGATCACACATCCGGCACCTAGCATCGTCACAGGCCACTCACAGGTTCACGGCGAACTCTCCTTCCCGACGGCGCGGCACCTGACCCGCCGGGACGAGGAGCACGGACATGAGTCATGTCGGTCCGACCGACCCGCCCGCGTCCCCGCCAGCCGGTGGGCCGCCCTCGCCGTCAGTCGGGGGAGAGGCTCAGCTTCCGGCACTGTTCCAGCCCGCGCAGCTGCCGTTGCCCGTGACGCCACCGTTGCCCGTGACGCCACCAGGGGCCGTGACGCCACCCGCGCCCGCGGCGCCGCCGGTGATCGCGGCGCCGTTGCCGGAGCCGTGGCACACCTCGGGCCAGTGGGCCTGGCCGGCCCCGAACCCGGGCTCGGCGAGCATGGGTGGTTCGAGCCTGGACGGCCCGCCGCCGGTGGTGGGGGCCGCGGCCGGTCCGGTGCCGCCCGCGTCGGCGAAATCCGCGGGGCCGCGCACCTGGGGCCTGGGCCGCACGCTCGTGGCCGGGGCCATCGCGATCGCTCT
Encoded proteins:
- a CDS encoding bifunctional glycosyltransferase family 2/GtrA family protein, translating into MTTDAWTGRTRATRTDAAMPARYGEPGSRSETAHRAEQTIDTQRGFFTEPARRATPTGGTDLVPRPRSERLFTDRPVLDVVIPVYNEEKDLAPCIARLHTHLRTTFPYPFQITVADNASTDRTLAIAYAMEAELPEVSVIHLDVKGRGRALRAAWGISAAPVLAYMDVDLSTDLAALLPLVAPLISGHSDLAIGTRLARSSRVVRGTKREVISRCYNLLLRGTLAVRFTDAQCGFKAIRADVAGSLLPLVEDSGWFFDTEMLVIAQRSGLRIHEVPVDWVDDPDSRVDVVATAIADLKGVSRLARALGTGALPIAELRREFGRAPLNGASMVAGNGASLGPGAGAGAGAATAAAGAVGTRGAGTRGAGGPVPGVPAGLTRQLVRFTGVGVASTLAYLLLFLLLHGATGAQAANLIALLVTAIANTAANRRLTFGVSGRDDAGRHHLQGLFVFAIGLALTSGSLAALHAVSDDPGRLLELSVLVLANLASTVIRFLLLRAWVFHPSRLRRRARARHGGTA
- a CDS encoding ArnT family glycosyltransferase, with the translated sequence MRQAPPPDTGWGWGGAGAGTGTGTEAGTPADQPGPASGPGRASGKDAADGGRLSRLVRGRPDDPRWVRPALFGLLVATAVLYLWDLGASGWANAFYSASAQAGSVSWKAMFYASSDAGNAITVDKPPAAMWVMALSARIFGVNSWSILVPEALMGVGSVGLLYLTVRRAFPAGAALLAGAVLALTPVATLMFRFNNPDALLVLLLIASVYATLRAIETASTRWLVWAGVFISFGFLTKMLQALLIVPVLAIAYLAIAPTRFTRRLWQVGAGTLGLVVPAGLFIAIVELVPESSRPYIGGSQHNSILELTLGYNGLGRLTGDETGSVGGGGAGGGGGGGMWGSTGWGRMFGSEIGTQISWLIPTALVLLVAGLWVTRRAARTDPARAAFVVWGGWLLITMVVFSQMKGIFHAYYTVALAPAVGALVGMGAAVLWRRREHPLATATLAGTLTLTAIWSYVLLNRTPDWHPWIRWAVLIIGFAAALLFVVFRWLPRAARLAVVTAALVAALLGPLGYSMATAAVPHTGSIPSAGPSGSGGFGGMGGGGGRGGAAFGGGQNGTGQGTFPGGGTGTFPGGGTGGFPGGTGQNGGGQGQGTFPGGGTTGGGFGGGVGGMGGGGGMGGLLGATEPSDEILALLEQDASSYTWVAASVGSNNAAGYQLATGDPVMAIGGFNGSDPSPTLEQFKQYVADGRIHYFIGGGGFGGQSGGSQASSEIAAWVQENFTATTVDNVTLYDLTASASTSATSSASGSSSGSSNT
- a CDS encoding sensor histidine kinase yields the protein MTEAPAGIPGAPTLSHHTPSHHTASHHTASHHAAGPVGVRRRRGPAGWSLRTRLLALLLALLAVMSAVIVLVTLVALRGVLVDQLDERLHDAGDRWNMVDPSLRPAFLPGVAGSGGGGNLRPGASTSTATQSASDQVGEFLNTRQAVGTLGAIIELQDSVPFRPSVGPENPPTALSPNVDALIQQINAAVIDGASGETTLTDADAAAVAQVPLDGNAHTLTIGDHGDYRLTARLSGDGSRILVTGLPMDDVDATLTRTAAIGAAVAALGVLAAAIAGGAIVRRTLRPLSRVAATAARVAELPLHRGAVDLPTLGPDVDTDPRTEVGQVGAALGRMLGHIGDAFDARHASETRMRQFLADASHELRTPLAAISGYAELTRRTRDTVPPDVIYAMGRVESESARMTALVSDLLLLARLDSGRPLVRETVDLSRLVVDAVSDAHVAAPTHRFELDLPSEPVTTTGDPARLHQVLTNLLANARTHTPPGTRVTARLTTQARPAPPGSLTPPGVPGPLVWCAVLQVIDDGPGIPPELLPKVFERFARGDSSRSRAAGSTGLGLSIVSAVVEAHHGRVEVASRPGQTVFTVLLPVGTATGPRYRPRPDLTLTTGQEADPAGWMPDLAEHGAGGAGGAGPASSPAAEQAVPPQPARTTRPLAETVAGPVAEPAAGPVATHMSAGTETAAPGRPSAAHPGGGPGRGRRARAKEIVHAPRRDPHPHR
- a CDS encoding response regulator transcription factor → MQPSSPRILVVDDESTLSELLSMALRYEGWEVQTAPDGRGALKVARDFRPDAVVLDIMLPDMDGLEVLRKLRAESPDVPVLFLTARDAVEDRVAGLTAGGDDYVTKPFSLEELVARLRGLLRRLHRSTLSDGAVLVVGDLIMNEESREVSRAGQEVRLTATEFELLRFFMRNPRRVLSKAQILDRVWNYDFGGQANVVELYVSYLRRKIDAGRQPMIHTMRGAGYVLRPAT